Below is a window of Streptomyces genisteinicus DNA.
TGCCCGCCTCGGACAGCACGACCGGCTTCCCGTGGTCCTTGGCGAACTTCACCAGCTTCAGCACGTTGCCGTCGTGGTCGAAGTTCCGCCACACCGCTGCCGGGTTGCCGTGGGAGTCCGTGCCGATGTACGCGTTGCGGCACTGGCTCGCGGCGACGTCGTAGTTCTGCGGCGGGGTGCCGTTGTAGAGGTAGCCGCGTTCGTAGATCGGTAGGCACAGTTCGTGGGCGAAGACCGAGACGCCCATCCAGTCGACCGCCGCGTCACCCGGGTACATGGCCTCGAACTCGCCGCGCACCGGGTGGAAGACGTACTCCAGGTTGCGGGCCTGGGAGCGGCTGTCGAGGTAGGACGCCAGCCGGGTGAACGCCCCCTTGTAGGAGGAGCAGCTCGCGTCGGTGCAGTGGTAGTGGCTGCTGACCTCGTAGTCGAGGCGGAGTTTGAAGCGGGCGCCCGGGTGGGCGTCGGTGAAGGCGAGCAGCCGGTCGAGCTGCGCGGTGTGGCCGCCCGCCGCGATCTCGGCGGTCACGGCGCGGGAGCGGGCGGCCTTGGTGTTCTCGTCGCCGCCGGGGAAGCCGGGCGGGTTGTCCTTCCAGCTGACGCCGATCTGCACGGTCTTGTTCCGGGAGGCGAGCAGGGTGGCGTAGTCGCGGTGGCCGGGGCCGACCCAGTCGCCGGAGCGGAGTTCGTAGTAGACGGACCCGCCGTCCGCGTCCTGCCCGAAGCTGTGGAAGTCGTCCCAGGCGGCGCGGGTGGACTGGCCGAGCAGCAGTTCGGGGGCCGCGGCGGCGACGGCGGCGCCGGCGGGGGCGGCCGGGGCGGCGGCGGTGGTGCGGGTGTCCGCGGGGGATGCGGCGGTGCGGTCCTGGGCGCCGGGGGCGGCCGCCGCGGTGGACGGCAGGCCGGCCGCGGCGCCGGTGATCAGCAGGGCGGCGGCGACGGCGGTGGCGACTCGGCGCAGGCCGGTGCCCGGTTGGCGGAGTGTCGGCACGGTGGCTCCTTCCCGCGCCTGGCGGCGCGGACGGGGGGATCGGTGTGGGGGATGCGGGGAGCGGGACGGGGTGCGCGGGGCCGCCGCCCCGCGCACCCCGCCGTCCGGGGGAGCCGGTCCCGTCAGGGAGCGGTCCAGGTGTGGCCGGGCGTGGTGATCTGGCTGGTCTGGGTGGTCGGCTGGTAGTTGAAGAAGTAGCTCAGCGTGGCGCCGGAGGGCACCGACACCGGCAGCTCCCACCGCTGGTCGGCGGTGTCACGGGTGAGGAAGTGGTTCTGCGGGGCGCCGCCGTTGATCCGGTACTGCACGGTGACGAAGGTCAGGTCGTAGCCCTTGGGCGCGAACCAGAGCGTGCCGCCCGCGACGCCGTGGGTGTACTTGGCGCCGTCCGGCGGGTCGCTGGGACCACCGGTCGGCGTCGGCGTCGGCGTCGGGGTGGGCGTGGGAGTGGGTGTGGGCGTCGGGTTCGGGCCGGGGCCGGCGGTCCCTGTGGACCACATCGGCTTCCTGATCTCGGCGACGAAGTTGGCCAGCACGGTGGGGTCCGCCTGGACGCGGGAGTCGCCCCAGTTGCCGTTGGCGCAGCCCGGGCCGCCGGCCTGGGCGCCCGCGGCGCACTGCCACTGGGTCTGCGCGTCCCAGTTGGTGTTGATGTAGGCGGCGGACTTGATGACGTCCTGGTTGCGGCTCACCCAGTCGAAGTAGCCGGCGTGCCAGCCGTCCCAGATGGCCTGCCCGCTCGCGCCGGCCGGGCTGTTGCGGAAGATGCAGCTCTTGGTCTTCGCACCGGTGCGGGACCCCTGCGGGGCCGCCTCCGACACCATGGCGGGCTTGCCGTGGGCGCGGGCGAAGTCGAGGATGCGGTTCTGGAGGCCGACCGGGTCGGTGTCGTAGGAGCCGCAGCCCCACTGCGACTGCACGGAGCGGGAGTTGTAGAACGAGGAGAGGCCGACCCAGTCGACGTGGGCGTCACCCGGGTACCAGTCGTCGAGGTGGCCGGGGTCGGTGACGATGTAGTTCCACTCGGGGTGGTCCGGGTGGGTGTTGACCGGCCAGGCGGCGCTCTGCCAGACGGTGGCGACACGGGTGGCGCCGAGGGCGTCGATGCGGCCCTTGATGTAGCGGAACGCCTCCTTGTAGAAGTCGGCGCTGTAGCAGTTCCACGGGCCGTCGAACTCGTAGCCGATACGCAGCAGGATGTCCCGGTCGTAGCTCTTGAACCGGTTGACCATCTCGTCGACCTTGGCCCGGTACTGGGTGATCAGGCTCGGGTTGCCGGCCGTCACGTCGGCGTCGTTCCGGCCGATGATCGCGCGCAGCGGCTGGTTGTTGCAGCCGGAGGTGGCGTCGGAGAGGTAGAGCCCGACGGCGACGGCGGCGTTCGGGTACTCGCGCATGGTGCGGGCGAAGTCGACGGTGCCCGCGCCCCAGTTCGCGGGGCTGTTCATACCGGCGAGCGGTTCGGGCGATCCGCCGAGCACCAGGTTGGTGTAGAGGGTGACGCCGCCGGGGGCCGGCGCCCCGAGGGAGGACTGGGAGAGGACGTCGGTGCGGTAGTCGGACAGGGTGTCGCTGTCCTGGCCCATCACCAGCATGACCTTGCCGTCGGCGGGGACGCCGCGGCCGGACGGTCCCGCGGCCTGCGCGGTGGAGGGGAGCGCGGCGAGGGAGAGCAGGGCCGCCGCGGCCGAGGCGGCGGCGACGAGGGCCCGCCGGAGCGGTCTGCGTGGTCGTGGGTGTCGGGGGTGGTGCATGCGGGTGCCTCCGGGTTCCGGGGACGAGGGGGTGGGGCCCGGCGGTGGATCACTGGCGGGCGGTCGCACATGCTGCTGGCTGCCGCGGGGGCGGTCAAGCACTCGCGAAAGTTTCGTCGGTCTGTGCAGGTCAGCCGAACGTGTTACGAAAACTGCGCAGAGGGCTCGGGTGTTCGCAAGGGGTTTCGCCGACTGCGCCCATCCAGCTCGCTGTGTATGTGCAGGTGGAGAGGGTGTGTGGCGCTCTCGGGTGTGCTCGTGACGTTGGCTGGCGCAAGTCGCATCTCAAGTTTCCTCATCATTTCGCGAAACTATTGACATGAGTTTCGTGAGCGGGGACCTTGGTGCCACTCATCCCGCACCCCCTCTTCCGGAGGACCACCATGGGCCGTACGCGTGCCCGCAGAACCGCCGTCGCGCTCGCCGCCGCCGTCACCCTCGTCGCCCTGCCCGCCTGTGGCTCGGGCTCCGGAGCGGCGGACGGGAAGATCACCCTGACCGTCGCCACGTTCAGCGACTTCGGCTACAAGCCCCTCATCGAGGAGTACAAGCGCTCCCACCCCGACATCGAGATCAAGGAGCGCATCTCCCAGTTCGACCAGCACCACAACCAGCTCTCCACCCAGATCGCCTCGGGCAGCGGCGCCGCCGACGTCGTCGCGATCGAGGAGGGCTACCTGCCGAAGTTCCGCGCGGTGAAGGACAAGTTCGTCAACCTCGCCGACCACGGGGCGGCCGACCGCAAGGACGAGTACCTGGCCTGGAAGTGGGAGCAGGGCACCCTCGGCACCCAGGACTTCGTCATGGGCTACGGCACCGACGTCGGCAGCCTCGCCATCTGCTACCGCAAGGACCTCTTCGCGCAGGCCGGGCTGCCCACCGACCGCACCGAGGTCGGCAAGCTCTGGCCCACC
It encodes the following:
- a CDS encoding endo-1,3-beta-xylanase; amino-acid sequence: MHHPRHPRPRRPLRRALVAAASAAAALLSLAALPSTAQAAGPSGRGVPADGKVMLVMGQDSDTLSDYRTDVLSQSSLGAPAPGGVTLYTNLVLGGSPEPLAGMNSPANWGAGTVDFARTMREYPNAAVAVGLYLSDATSGCNNQPLRAIIGRNDADVTAGNPSLITQYRAKVDEMVNRFKSYDRDILLRIGYEFDGPWNCYSADFYKEAFRYIKGRIDALGATRVATVWQSAAWPVNTHPDHPEWNYIVTDPGHLDDWYPGDAHVDWVGLSSFYNSRSVQSQWGCGSYDTDPVGLQNRILDFARAHGKPAMVSEAAPQGSRTGAKTKSCIFRNSPAGASGQAIWDGWHAGYFDWVSRNQDVIKSAAYINTNWDAQTQWQCAAGAQAGGPGCANGNWGDSRVQADPTVLANFVAEIRKPMWSTGTAGPGPNPTPTPTPTPTPTPTPTPTGGPSDPPDGAKYTHGVAGGTLWFAPKGYDLTFVTVQYRINGGAPQNHFLTRDTADQRWELPVSVPSGATLSYFFNYQPTTQTSQITTPGHTWTAP